A genomic stretch from Tenrec ecaudatus isolate mTenEca1 chromosome 17, mTenEca1.hap1, whole genome shotgun sequence includes:
- the LOC142430993 gene encoding echinoderm microtubule-associated protein-like 6, with the protein MRIGQKLLSKVSLGHAARCAAYSPDGEMVAIGMKNGEFVVLLVNSLKVWGKKRDRRSAIQDIRISPDNRFVAVGSSEHTVDFYDLTQGTSLNRTGYCKDIPSFVIQMDFSADSKYIQVSTGAYTRQVHEVPLGKQVTDALVIEKITWASWTSILGDEVIGIWPRNADKADVNCACVSHAGLNIVTGDDFGLVKLFDFPCTEKFAKHKRYFGHSAHVTNIRFSHDDKYVVSTGGDDCSVFVWRCL; encoded by the exons ATGCGGATAGGGCAG AAGCTGCTGAGCAAGGTCAGCCTGGGCCATGCGGCCAGGTGTGCGGCGTACAGCCCCGACGGGGAGATGGTGGCCATCGGCATGAAGAACGGCGAGTTTGTCGTCTTGTTGGTGAACAGTCTGAAAGTCTGGGGGAAGAAGCGAGACCGGAGATCGGCCATCCAGGACATCAG AATCAGCCCAGACAACCGATTCGTGGCCGTCGGTTCTTCTGAGCACACGGTCGACTTCTATGACCTCACCCAGGGCACGAGCTTGAACCGCACTGGCTACTGCAAAGACATCCCGAGCTTTGTCATCcagatggacttctctgcagacaGCAAGTATATCCAG GTGTCAACAGGTGCCTACACACGCCAGGTGCACGAGGTTCCCCTGGGGAAGCAGGTCACAGATGCCCTGGTCATTGAGAAGATCACCTGGGCCTCCTGGACAAG CATTCTGGGAGATGAAGTCATTGGAATCTGGCCCAGAAACGCAGACAAGGCGGATGTCAATTGTGCGTGCGTGAGCCACGCTGGCCTGAACATCGTCACGGGGGACGACTTCGGGCTGGTGAAGCTCTTCGATTTTCCATGCACCGAGAAATTT GCCAAACACAAGCGCTACTTTGGCCACTCGGCTCACGTGACAAACATCCGCTTCTCTCATGACGACAAGTACGTGGTCAGCACTGGAGGAGACGACTGCAG TGTCTTTGTGTGGCGATGTTTGTGA